Proteins from one Juglans microcarpa x Juglans regia isolate MS1-56 chromosome 1S, Jm3101_v1.0, whole genome shotgun sequence genomic window:
- the LOC121247022 gene encoding pentatricopeptide repeat-containing protein At4g14190, chloroplastic: MAFTWRPNSVSSSGCNYNNLLLFPKTITKVASSKFTFSAAKTSISSPQPSTAQSSANASHGNGTRTRHTAPPLNTVSERERLRDLLAKLRQKNSCPLQTLRDDGDWTEDQFWAVIRFLKHASRSHEILQVFDMWKDLEASRINEFYYEKIIGLLSEEDLIEEAVSTFREMKSCGLIPSLETYNSIIHGFAGKGSFEDALFYLNEMKEANVTPETYTYDVLIQAYGKYNMYDEMGMCLKKMVLDGCSPDQITYNLLIQEFSQAGLLKRMERIYQTMLSKKMDLQSSTLVAMLEAYARFGIVDKMEKVFRRVLNSKTHLKDDVIRKVAEVYIENYMFSRLDDLGVDVSTRFGASDLVWCLRLLSHASLLSRRGMDSIVREMEEAKVPWNVTVANILMLAYLKIEDFTHLKSLLYQLPFLCVKPDIVTVGILFDAMMIGFEGAREVETWRSTGDLYRVVEMNTDPLVLTAFGKGRFLRNCEEVYCSLEPQAREQQTWTYDSLIDLVLGKP; the protein is encoded by the exons ATGGCATTCACATGGAGACCTAATTCGGTTTCTAGCTCCGGTTGCAATTACAACAACCTCCTCCTCTTCCCTAAAACCATAACCAAAGTAGCCTCCTCCAAATTCACATTCTCGGCGGCCAAAACTAGCATTTCCTCTCCCCAGCCCTCAACAGCGCAATCAAGTGCAAACGCCTCACATGGTAATGGCACAAGGACAAGGCACACTGCCCCTCCTCTCAACACAGTCTCTGAGCGCGAGAGGCTCCGAGACTTGCTTGCAAAGCTGCGCCAGAAGAACTCATGCCCGTTGCAAACGCTTAGAGATGATGGAGATTGGACTGAAGACCAATTCTGGGCTGTCATCAGATTCCTCAAACACGCCTCTAGGTCCCATGAAATTCTTCAG gTGTTTGATATGTGGAAGGACCTTGAGGCATCGCGGATTAATGAATTCTACTATGAGAAGATAATAGGGCTGTTAAGTGAAGAGGATCTGATTGAAGAAGCAGTGTCGACATTTCGAGAGATGAAAAGCTGTGGCCTTATCCCTTCTTTGGAGACTTATAATTCAATTATTCATGGTTTTGCAGGAAAAGGGAGCTTTGAAGATGCTTTATTTTACCTCAATGAGATGAAAGAAGCCAATGTAACACCTGAAACTTATACCTATGATGTGTTAATTCAAGCTTACGggaaatataatatgtatgatgAAATGGGTATGTGTCTTAAGAAGATGGTATTAGACGGGTGTTCACCTGATCAGATTACTTATAATTTGCTTATCCAAGAGTTTTCACAAGCTGGGTTACTCAAAAGAATGGAAAGAATATATCAGACCATGCTTTCTAAAAAGATGGATTTGCAGTCATCTACCTTGGTTGCAATGCTAGAGGCTTATGCTAGATTTGGAATCGTAGACAAGATGGAAAAGGTTTTTAGAAGAGTTTTGAACTCGAAAACCCATTTGAAGGATGATGTGATAAGGAAAGTGGCTGAGGTTTATATTGAGAACTATATGTTTTCAAGATTAGATGACTTGGGAGTTGACGTTTCAACAAGGTTTGGCGCATCTGATCTTGTTTGGTGCCTGCGTCTTCTTTCTCATGCTAGTCTTTTGAGCCGAAGGGGTATGGATTCCATTGTTAGGGAAATGGAAGAGGCAAAAGTTCCTTGGAATGTAACAGTTGCAAATATTCTCATGCtggcttatttgaaaattgaagatTTCACTCATCTAAAATCCTTGCTTTACCAATTACCATTCCTTTGTGTGAAGCCCGATATAGTTACTGTTGGAATTTTATTTGATGCTATGATGATTGGATTTGAAGGAGCTAGGGAAGTAGAAACATGGAGAAGTACGGGCGATCTCTACAGAGTTGTGGAAATGAACACTGATCCCTTGGTTCTCACTGCATTTGGAAAGGGGCGTTTCCTGAGAAACTGTGAAGAGGTATACTGCTCCCTTGAACCTCAAGCTAGAGAACAGCAAACGTGGACTTATGATAGCCTCATTGATTTGGTTTTAGGGAAGCCTTAG